From Candidatus Binataceae bacterium, one genomic window encodes:
- a CDS encoding TIGR03620 family F420-dependent LLM class oxidoreductase: MEIGKLGAFCFMDAMPAPESAAFCRRIERMGYKVIWTPEAWGREPFAHGGYVLANTERLIYATGIANVWVRDPAAMASAARTLAELASDRFILGIGVSHRSLVEDLRGHKYVKPLSYLGDYIPRMKSSLYNAVAPKTEPPLVIASLHPKSLALAAREAHGTHTYLCLPPHTAQARAIMGPDKWVCASVVVIMERDAGKARARAREHLSFYANQDNYRRILISQGFTAEDFENGCSDRLIDAVIAWGSEDKIKERIDAQLAAGANHVCMMPLRCDNPWLPDERAFEAFAPR; this comes from the coding sequence ATGGAAATCGGTAAGTTGGGCGCGTTTTGCTTCATGGATGCGATGCCAGCGCCGGAGAGCGCCGCGTTTTGCCGCCGGATCGAGCGGATGGGTTACAAGGTCATCTGGACGCCCGAGGCGTGGGGACGCGAGCCATTTGCGCACGGCGGCTACGTGCTCGCCAATACCGAGCGCCTCATATACGCAACCGGCATCGCCAACGTGTGGGTCCGCGATCCGGCGGCGATGGCCTCGGCGGCGAGGACGCTGGCCGAACTTGCCTCCGATCGCTTTATTCTCGGCATCGGCGTAAGCCATCGCTCGCTGGTCGAGGATCTCCGCGGGCACAAATACGTCAAGCCCTTAAGCTACCTGGGCGATTACATTCCGCGGATGAAATCGTCGCTCTACAACGCGGTTGCGCCCAAGACCGAGCCGCCCCTGGTTATCGCGTCGCTGCATCCCAAATCGCTCGCACTTGCGGCGCGCGAGGCTCATGGCACCCACACCTATTTGTGTCTGCCGCCGCATACCGCGCAGGCGCGCGCCATCATGGGCCCGGACAAATGGGTCTGCGCGAGCGTGGTGGTTATCATGGAGCGCGACGCCGGCAAGGCGCGCGCCCGTGCGCGCGAGCATCTGAGCTTTTACGCCAACCAGGACAACTATCGCCGGATCCTGATCTCGCAAGGGTTCACGGCGGAGGACTTCGAGAACGGATGCAGCGATCGCTTGATCGACGCGGTGATTGCGTGGGGCAGCGAGGACAAGATCAAGGAACGGATCGACGCGCAACTCGCGGCCGGCGCGAATCACGTCTGCATGATGCCGCTAAGATGCGATAACCCGTGGCTGCCGGACGAGCGCGCATTCGAGGCTTTCGCTCCGCGCTGA